Below is a genomic region from Aquamicrobium sp..
TCGACCACCCGTTCGCCGGCGGCGAGCGTCTCGCGCAGGCGCCGCGCCTCGTCGGCCTCCTGCGACAGCGTGCCGAGCGACAGGCCCATCGCCTTGACCGCGGCCGAGGACGCCCGCTTCGGCGGTTCGGCCGCGCCCGAAGAAGACGCCGGGGCGGTCGCCGGCGGCGCGGCCTCTGCGCCCTGTCCGCCGAGCAGCGACCGCAGCCTGTCCTTGCGCGTGTTCATGGCCCTCTCCCCGTCGATTCGTCCTGCGACGAGGATGACCCGGAAACCGGGGGACGTGGATAGACCGGCCGCGACGAATGCGCCGGCGAAGGCCGGTTGACAACTGTCAACGGGGAAGGGGAACGGACGCTCATGCCCTGCGCCCCCACGACTGGGCCATCAGCGCCTCGATCTCGGCGTTGACGGCGTTCAGCGCCTCATAGGCGCGGTCATAGGTGGCGCGGTTGAAGTTCTCGCGCCCGACCTCGTAGAGCGTCTGCTTGCTCAGGCCGGCATCGGAGATCGCCGTCGACTTCAGCATCGGCGCAGTCAGCACCCGCTCGCCGAACTGGGTGCGCAGGAAGCCGGCGATCTGCGTCTGCGGCCCGTCATTCGGCTCGTAGCGGGTGATGAGATAGCGCAGGAAATCGAAGTTCAGCGCCCCGCCCGCCTCGCGCACCACCGAGAGCAGATCGGCGGTCATGAAGAGGAACTGGCTCATCGAGGCGACGTCGAGCATCTGCGGATGCACGGTGACGACGACCGAGGTGGCGGCACACAGCGCCGACAGCGTCAGATAGCCGAGCTGCGGCGGGCAGTCGATGACGACGACGTCGTAGTTCGCCTCGACCGACAGGATCGCCTGCTGGACGCGGGCGAAGAACAGGTCGCCCCCAGTCTCGGCCCGCCGCACCAGATGCTGCGGCGTCGTGTGCTCGAACTCCTGCAATTCGAGATTGCCGGGAACGATGTCGAGCCCGTCGAAATAGGTCGGCCGGATCACGGAGGCGAGCGCCACCCGCTCCTCGTCGTAGCGGATCGCGCCGTAGAGCGTGTCGTTGCCGGAAAGATCGAGCTCCGGCTGGTAGCCGAACAACGCCGACAGCGACGCCTGCGGGTCGAGGTCGACCGCGAGCGTGCGATAGCCCTGCAAGGCGAGATATTGCGCCAGATGCGCGGCGGTCGTGGTCTTGCCCGAGCCGCCCTTGAAATTGGTGATGGCGATGACCTGGAGGTGCTCGCCCGGCTGGCGGTGCCTGATGTAGTGCCGCGCCTTGGCCCCGCCCTGGGCGGCGAGATGCCGGCGCAGCGCGTTGACGTCGGCGAGGCTGTAGAGCCGGCGCCCGCCGGCGCCGATCTCGGGGGAGGGGCCTTCGCCGGAAATCGACAGCTGGCGCAGATAGCCGTCGCTGACGCCGATCAGCTTCGCCGCCTCGCCGCTGGTGAAGGGGCGCAGCGTCTTCTGGGCGCTCGGCGGGAACAGCCGCCCGCGCAGCGCCGCGAGCTGCGCCGACAGGACCTGCGCATCGCTGGCGATCTGCCGGTCTGCCGGCTCCGCAACGGTCTCTTTCGCTTTCACCAGCATTCCCGTCCCATCATTCCGCATGCGCGGCCCGCATAACCACCGTGGGCCACGGCCGAACGGCCGCACCCGACTCAGTGCATGGCATCAATTCTACGCAACTTCACCGAAACTGACAGTACCGGCCGCGAGTAACGGAAAAAGCCGCGTGTTCCGGTCTTCAGCGTAGATACGCTGGGCGAGAAGGCGATTCCTGTCAAGCAAAAGAGGGTTAACGCAAATTAACCTTTCTGCAACTTCTTACACCGCGGAAGGGCGCGGTTGACACCTGTC
It encodes:
- the repA gene encoding plasmid partitioning protein RepA encodes the protein MKAKETVAEPADRQIASDAQVLSAQLAALRGRLFPPSAQKTLRPFTSGEAAKLIGVSDGYLRQLSISGEGPSPEIGAGGRRLYSLADVNALRRHLAAQGGAKARHYIRHRQPGEHLQVIAITNFKGGSGKTTTAAHLAQYLALQGYRTLAVDLDPQASLSALFGYQPELDLSGNDTLYGAIRYDEERVALASVIRPTYFDGLDIVPGNLELQEFEHTTPQHLVRRAETGGDLFFARVQQAILSVEANYDVVVIDCPPQLGYLTLSALCAATSVVVTVHPQMLDVASMSQFLFMTADLLSVVREAGGALNFDFLRYLITRYEPNDGPQTQIAGFLRTQFGERVLTAPMLKSTAISDAGLSKQTLYEVGRENFNRATYDRAYEALNAVNAEIEALMAQSWGRRA